Sequence from the Sphingomonas koreensis genome:
ATCAGCTCCTTGGTCGGCGAGAAGCCGTTGCGGAAAATCAGACCCGACACCACCAGATGCGCGCCGCCGATGCGCAGGTTCGACTGGCCGGAAATTATGACCTTGCCCGGTGTCTGCGCGGCGAGCGTGATCGGCTTGTCCGCGGTCCCCTCGCCCGAAAAGACGATCTGGAAATCGCGCCATTCGCCGTCGGCAAGCAGGATACGATCGCCCGGTGCTGCCCTTTTGACCGCGGCGGCATAGGCAGCCTGATCGCGCACCAGATGATCGGCGGCCAGCGCAGGAAGCGGCGCCAGCAGCACGCATGTGACCAGCGCCCCCATTGCCCGCATGCCGTCCGCTCCTTTCGATCTGTTCTGCACACTGGACTAACCAAGTGGCATAAACTGTTCAAGTGATGATTATACCACTTATCAGAATTGGTATATTACCGTCATTGCTCGCCTCGCCGGGCGCCGGTCCGGCTTTGCCGCAGCGCCTCGCCCCGCTATAGGCGCGCGCATGGCAGACATCCTGATCCTCACCACCGGCGGCACCATCGACAAACTCTATTTCGATGCGCTGAGCGAATATCAGATCGGCGACAGCGTCGTGGCGAGACTGCTCGCGGTCGCCCGCTCGGCGCTTGAGGTCCGCGTGGTCGAGCTGATGCGCAAGGACAGCCTCGAGCTGACCGACGAGGATCGCGCGTCGATCGCACAGGCAGTGCGCGATGCGCCCGAGGATCGCATCGTCATCACCCACGGCACCGATACGATGACCGACACCGCCGCCGCGCTGAAGGACATTCCGGGCAAACGCGTCGCGCTGCTCGGCGCACTCGCCCCCGCGCGCTTCGCCGAGAGCGACGCCGCGTTCAACCTGGGCATGGCCTTCGCCACGGTGCAGGTCGCGGCCGAACCGGGCGTTTGGATCGCGATGAACGGCACCGTCTTCGCCGCGGGCAGCGTGCGCAAGGACCGCAGCCGCAACAGCTTCGTTCCAATCTGACTCCGGCTTTGCGCCGCTGAACCAGAACTATCTTTCGGCCCGCATCATATCCTATCTATTAGATAGGAGTTTAGACGGAGATCGATCATGGGCAGGCAGCAGGCGATGGTGGAAATCTATCCGCGCAATCTTGAGCGGTTAGTCGCCGGCCTGCGCGACGCGCGCTGCGAATGGCGGCAGGGCCACGACCGCCATGCCGAGCAGGGCATCGAATTCCCGTCACGCCGGGTGCTCGCGCGGCTGCTGCGCGAGCTGGGCACCGCACTCTTCCCGCTCCGTCTCGGCCCGCCCGAATTGACCGCGAGCAACGAGAACGCCTGGGTCGAAGCGACGCTCGAATCCACTCTCTCCCAGCTCGGCGCGCAGATCGAGCTGGAGTTGCGCATCGCCCGCCCCGGCATCTCGCGAATCGAGGAAGGCTATGCGGTCGAGCATATCCTGACCGACTTCGCCGAGAGCCTGCCCGGCATCCGCCGCCTGCTCGATGAGGATGTCGCGGCCGGCTATGCCAACGATCCCGCCGCGCGCAGCGTCGACGAGGTACTGCTGTCCTACCCATCGATCGCCGCGATCATCCACCACCGGCTCGCGCACCGCCTCCACGCGCTCGGCGCGCCGCTGGTGGCACGGGTGATCGCCGAGGTGGCGCATGGCGAAACCGGGATCGACATCCACCCCGCTGCGCGCATCGGGCGCAGCTTCTTCATCGATCACGGCACCGGCATCGTCATCGGCGAGACAGCGGTGATCGGCGACCGGGTGCGCATCTATCAGGGCGTGACGCTGGGCGGCGAGCCGATCCCGGCGGGAGCTGCGCATCGCGGCGACACCCGGACGCGTCGGCATCCGCGGATCGGGGACGATGTCGTGATCTTTCCAGGCGCGGTGCTGCTCGGCCCGATCGATGTCGGTGCACGCAGCCGGATCGGCGGCAATGTCTGGCTGCGCGACGACGTGCCCGAAGACAGTCTGGTCGAGCTGCCCGCGCTGCGCACGCGCCAGCTCGGCGATTGATCAGCCGAATCCTGGGGAAAGTGGTGCCCGGGGACGGAGTCGAACCGCCGACACTGCGATTTTCAGTCGCATGCTCTACCAACTGAGCTACCCGGGCCCAACCGGCGAAGCCGGGGACGTATATGCTTCCGGGTTGAACCGGAAGGCGCGCTCTTAGTCGCGGGATTCGCCGCTGTCCAGCCTGCTTTGCGCACCTTCCGCATCTTCGGGGTCGATCGCCGCACCCGGCAGGCGATATCCCTCGCCCAGCCATTGCAGCAGGTCGCGGTCCTTGCAGCCGCGGCTGCAGAAGGGCTTGAACGCCGGATCGCCCGGCTTGCCGCAGATCGGGCAATCGTCGCGTTTCACTTTTGCTCCACAAACTTCGTGCGTCCGCCGGTGCGGCGGTGCAGCTCCGCGACCCATTCGGGCTCGCGCTCCAACCGGCGCAACAGCGCCGGATGCAGGATATGGGTATCGGGTGCCGGCGGGGGAAGGCGCTCCAGCCGACGCAGCTCGGCACGCAGCGCGGCACCCGCCGGATCGGCGGCCAGCTGTTCGGGCAGCGACATGCGCTGGCGCCGCCGCACGATCTGGAGGAAGCCGAAGCCGTTCATCGCCGTCCGCTCGAACGGCTGCGGCAGCGCGGCGTCGATCGCCTCCGCCACTGCATTGCGTTCATTCTTGTTGGCCAGCGTCGGAAAGTCGATCCCGACCGATCCGGTGATCTCCATCCGCTCCATCGCCTGCGCGATCGCATGCGCTGCGCTGATCGAGAGCACGCCAAGCGGAGCGGCGCCATCGACATCGAACAACGTCATCGCGGGCGTCACCACCATGCGCAGCGCGCCGCCGGCAAAGGCGATCTCGCCGCTCGCCGCTTCCTCGAGCAGCTCGGACCAGCCCGCATCCTCGAGCAGATCGGGTTCGTGGGCGCGCAGCTGCCGCACTGGCAGATCGGTCGCCTTGATCCGGGTGAGCAGATCGGGGCCGGGCATTGGCGGCGCATCGGCGGGAACCGCCTTGGGAAGCTTGGCCCGCCCGATCTCGGCGATCGCCTCGCGCACGATGCGTGCAGTGAAGCTCCCGCCTTGCGTGATGCCGGGGGGAAGCGGGTCGCAGAGCGCCTCCTCGCCGCTGTCGAGCTGGATCTTGCCGGTGACCCGGTCGATCAGGCGCGCACGCGCGACGGTGCCGGTGCGCAGGCCGGGCAGTTCGATCGCCGCTTTCCAGATCACCCCGCGCGCGACCAGCGCCGCGCGGTTCTCACCGATCCCCGCCTCGTACAGCCACTCAGCCAAGGGGGTAGCCCGCACTCTCCAGCAGTGCGCGGGTCTCGAACACCGGGAGACCGACGACGCCCGAATGGCTTCCCGACAGGAAACGC
This genomic interval carries:
- a CDS encoding asparaginase domain-containing protein; this encodes MADILILTTGGTIDKLYFDALSEYQIGDSVVARLLAVARSALEVRVVELMRKDSLELTDEDRASIAQAVRDAPEDRIVITHGTDTMTDTAAALKDIPGKRVALLGALAPARFAESDAAFNLGMAFATVQVAAEPGVWIAMNGTVFAAGSVRKDRSRNSFVPI
- the epsC gene encoding serine O-acetyltransferase EpsC, which produces MGRQQAMVEIYPRNLERLVAGLRDARCEWRQGHDRHAEQGIEFPSRRVLARLLRELGTALFPLRLGPPELTASNENAWVEATLESTLSQLGAQIELELRIARPGISRIEEGYAVEHILTDFAESLPGIRRLLDEDVAAGYANDPAARSVDEVLLSYPSIAAIIHHRLAHRLHALGAPLVARVIAEVAHGETGIDIHPAARIGRSFFIDHGTGIVIGETAVIGDRVRIYQGVTLGGEPIPAGAAHRGDTRTRRHPRIGDDVVIFPGAVLLGPIDVGARSRIGGNVWLRDDVPEDSLVELPALRTRQLGD
- a CDS encoding DNA gyrase inhibitor YacG; this encodes MKRDDCPICGKPGDPAFKPFCSRGCKDRDLLQWLGEGYRLPGAAIDPEDAEGAQSRLDSGESRD
- a CDS encoding ribonuclease, giving the protein MAEWLYEAGIGENRAALVARGVIWKAAIELPGLRTGTVARARLIDRVTGKIQLDSGEEALCDPLPPGITQGGSFTARIVREAIAEIGRAKLPKAVPADAPPMPGPDLLTRIKATDLPVRQLRAHEPDLLEDAGWSELLEEAASGEIAFAGGALRMVVTPAMTLFDVDGAAPLGVLSISAAHAIAQAMERMEITGSVGIDFPTLANKNERNAVAEAIDAALPQPFERTAMNGFGFLQIVRRRQRMSLPEQLAADPAGAALRAELRRLERLPPPAPDTHILHPALLRRLEREPEWVAELHRRTGGRTKFVEQK